In Armatimonadota bacterium, a single genomic region encodes these proteins:
- a CDS encoding DUF2200 domain-containing protein, with translation MEKHRIYTMAFAGVYPHYLVKVEKKGRTKSELDEVIRWLTGYSQEQLEGLIEARTNFEDMFAQAPALNPNRALITGLICGVRIEEIEDPLMKELRYMDKLVDELAKGRPMAKILRS, from the coding sequence ATGGAAAAGCACCGAATCTACACGATGGCCTTTGCGGGTGTGTATCCGCATTACCTTGTGAAGGTCGAGAAAAAGGGGCGGACCAAATCGGAGCTGGATGAGGTGATTCGGTGGCTGACGGGCTATTCGCAGGAGCAGTTAGAGGGGCTAATCGAGGCTCGGACGAACTTTGAGGACATGTTTGCCCAAGCTCCTGCGTTGAATCCGAATCGGGCTTTGATCACTGGATTGATCTGTGGGGTTCGGATCGAAGAGATCGAGGATCCGCTGATGAAGGAACTTCGGTACATGGACAAGCTTGTTGATGAGCTAGCGAAGGGTCGTCC
- a CDS encoding Gfo/Idh/MocA family oxidoreductase, translating to MSGNYSRRDVLRGGVAATVGLGLGASALGETQKPMAPGQKLRVGIIGCGGKGWSGREQAVEAGVEVVALCDVDLEDRIKAQREHMKAAAFDDYREMIAMMKGKMDAVIISTPDHHHAPATVLALHAGMHTYTEKPLCRTIWEARQLAILAKKKKAITQMGNNSTQSTQMRKVAKLIREGTWGKVKEIHLWTDRAKVYWEQGIPRPASKPVPKGLDWDMWVGPRPMRDYADGYHHFSWRGFWDFGTGALGDMGCHIFNMPHMALGLDAPLAVQAKTSGHNKESFPTWAHVTYEYGAKGKMDPFTLHWYDGGKKPPQELAELFTYGGNGVIVVCEKDTVFGADESNTRFSLVSGNPIPDTEVVVSPGHMKEWVNACMTGTQAVSNFPGYSGPLTEAVLLGNLAIWADGPRLEWDAKNMKVKGTSEFDSLIKPDFRPGFSVKV from the coding sequence ATGAGCGGAAATTATTCACGAAGGGACGTATTGCGGGGCGGTGTTGCCGCTACGGTTGGATTGGGATTAGGTGCTTCGGCACTGGGTGAGACCCAGAAGCCAATGGCTCCCGGGCAAAAGCTTCGGGTCGGAATCATCGGTTGCGGAGGCAAAGGTTGGAGCGGCCGCGAGCAGGCGGTAGAGGCGGGCGTTGAGGTCGTTGCCCTTTGCGATGTTGATCTGGAAGACCGAATCAAGGCGCAGCGCGAGCACATGAAGGCGGCGGCATTCGATGACTACCGAGAGATGATTGCGATGATGAAGGGCAAGATGGACGCGGTGATCATCAGCACTCCGGATCACCACCACGCTCCGGCAACGGTCCTGGCTCTTCACGCCGGAATGCACACTTACACCGAAAAGCCGCTTTGCCGAACGATATGGGAAGCCCGTCAGCTTGCCATTCTGGCCAAGAAGAAGAAAGCGATTACTCAGATGGGCAACAACTCGACCCAGAGCACGCAGATGCGAAAGGTCGCGAAACTGATTCGTGAAGGCACCTGGGGCAAAGTGAAGGAGATTCACCTTTGGACCGACCGGGCCAAGGTTTATTGGGAGCAAGGAATTCCCCGACCAGCTTCAAAGCCGGTTCCCAAGGGTCTGGATTGGGACATGTGGGTCGGACCTCGACCGATGCGAGACTACGCAGACGGCTACCACCACTTCTCATGGCGCGGATTCTGGGATTTCGGCACCGGGGCCCTTGGCGACATGGGATGCCACATCTTTAACATGCCGCACATGGCTCTCGGGCTAGACGCGCCGCTCGCCGTTCAGGCGAAGACGAGCGGACACAACAAGGAGTCTTTCCCGACCTGGGCGCACGTCACTTACGAGTACGGAGCCAAAGGCAAAATGGACCCGTTCACGCTCCACTGGTATGACGGCGGCAAAAAGCCACCGCAAGAGTTGGCTGAGCTGTTCACTTATGGCGGAAACGGTGTGATCGTCGTTTGCGAAAAGGACACCGTTTTCGGAGCAGATGAGAGCAACACTCGTTTCAGCTTGGTCAGCGGAAATCCGATTCCGGACACCGAAGTCGTGGTCTCGCCAGGGCACATGAAGGAGTGGGTCAACGCCTGCATGACCGGCACCCAAGCCGTCTCCAACTTCCCTGGTTACTCTGGGCCATTGACGGAAGCCGTTCTACTTGGAAACCTCGCGATCTGGGCCGACGGCCCTCGCCTGGAGTGGGACGCGAAGAACATGAAGGTGAAGGGAACGTCTGAGTTTGATTCTCTAATCAAACCAGACTTCCGACCAGGGTTCTCAGTTAAAGTCTGA
- a CDS encoding DUF1080 domain-containing protein, whose protein sequence is MVASALCALFLFGPDNVLSAKEARQGWKLLFDGQSTKGWHNFKGTGVKPGWVIENGELQCKDPHNAGDILTDEKYDWFELQLDWKMPAMQNSGVMFHVLDSGGAPWFSGPEIQIMDKAVDPKGQLAGFLYELYRSDKDAVKPIGEWNRFRIMIDPKKCFVEVNGVRYFDFVLGSPDFLERVQKSKFHVYPEFAKAGIGHIAIQGDHGLVSFKNIKIRPLKVKAKK, encoded by the coding sequence ATGGTTGCTTCTGCACTGTGCGCCCTTTTTTTGTTTGGTCCTGACAACGTCCTCTCCGCCAAGGAAGCGCGGCAGGGATGGAAGCTGCTTTTCGATGGTCAATCGACTAAGGGGTGGCACAACTTTAAGGGCACCGGAGTCAAGCCTGGCTGGGTGATCGAGAATGGCGAGCTGCAGTGCAAGGATCCGCATAACGCGGGGGATATCCTGACTGACGAGAAGTACGACTGGTTTGAGCTTCAACTCGACTGGAAGATGCCAGCCATGCAAAACAGCGGAGTGATGTTCCACGTCCTGGACTCAGGTGGAGCACCTTGGTTTAGCGGTCCGGAAATCCAGATTATGGATAAGGCAGTTGACCCGAAGGGTCAGCTTGCGGGCTTCCTTTACGAGTTGTATCGCTCCGACAAAGATGCCGTCAAGCCAATAGGCGAGTGGAATCGATTCCGAATCATGATCGATCCGAAGAAGTGCTTTGTTGAGGTGAACGGAGTCCGTTACTTCGACTTCGTATTAGGCAGTCCTGACTTTTTGGAGCGGGTGCAAAAGAGCAAGTTTCACGTGTACCCCGAGTTTGCGAAAGCAGGGATCGGCCACATTGCGATCCAAGGCGACCATGGACTCGTTTCATTCAAAAATATCAAGATTCGTCCACTGAAAGTGAAGGCTAAGAAGTAA
- a CDS encoding prepilin-type N-terminal cleavage/methylation domain-containing protein, with product MRRAFTLIELLVVIAIIAILAAILFPVFAQAKTSAKIASTLSGVKQLAIALPMYSTDADDMAVPEYGSAPYTSTDTWVGRIDPYVKNRSIFWDKTRAERLGTNFPDPYYPGYSYAWQWAVNLSLNTDGYSKVYSGTCTSVNWSVEASRSLTSFEDSASRLALAPVQYGRLDYGWMRFFGRNASWPYIDQYIDGFSWDNLVWDARRFYPNNKLVGGYADGHAAKFGREKFVGYSSINPALTEAGTTAQYCNVMQTKDIHKFWGRAWSND from the coding sequence ATGCGAAGAGCGTTTACACTCATCGAGCTACTTGTAGTCATTGCCATCATTGCCATTCTCGCCGCAATCCTCTTCCCAGTTTTTGCTCAGGCGAAGACTTCGGCGAAGATCGCTTCAACGCTGTCTGGTGTGAAGCAACTGGCGATTGCATTGCCTATGTACAGCACTGACGCTGACGACATGGCAGTGCCTGAGTACGGTTCCGCACCTTACACCTCGACCGACACTTGGGTGGGACGAATCGATCCATATGTCAAGAATCGTTCGATCTTCTGGGACAAGACCCGCGCTGAGCGACTCGGCACCAACTTCCCCGACCCGTACTATCCGGGATACTCGTACGCGTGGCAGTGGGCCGTGAATCTTTCGCTTAACACCGACGGTTACTCAAAGGTTTACAGCGGAACCTGTACGTCAGTGAACTGGTCGGTCGAAGCATCACGCTCGCTCACATCGTTCGAAGATTCAGCTTCGAGGCTGGCACTCGCTCCGGTTCAATACGGCAGGCTCGACTACGGTTGGATGCGATTCTTTGGTCGCAATGCCTCGTGGCCGTACATCGATCAATACATCGATGGATTTAGCTGGGACAACCTGGTTTGGGATGCGCGGCGGTTCTATCCGAACAACAAGTTGGTTGGAGGATATGCCGATGGCCACGCAGCAAAGTTTGGTCGGGAGAAGTTCGTCGGCTACAGTTCGATCAACCCGGCATTGACTGAGGCGGGAACAACCGCTCAGTACTGCAATGTGATGCAAACAAAGGACATCCACAAGTTCTGGGGGCGAGCTTGGTCGAACGACTGA
- a CDS encoding tRNA-dihydrouridine synthase family protein — MIRAGTPALVFAPMDGITDAPMRALVGEWGCFSYCVTEFVRVSGEALPAKVFRREVPELENEGRTVTGLPVQVQILGGHPERMAQSAMAAVRAGAKSIDINFGCPSPTVNGNDGGASLLRTPCRIREVVRAVRDALPAEVPVSAKLRLGWESIDDVFENAPMAVEGGASWLTLHARTRTQRYEPPVFWPHLGRVRELVGVPVVANGDIFSFEDFLKCREVTGCEHFMIGRGGLATPGLASRIGLELGLGTGMEPLDWVERLQRLIYWCEQFHPGTDRRTLARLKQWLNIAHRHGDFHGFQAVKRAETIYELMQGIKSYHA; from the coding sequence TTGATCCGCGCTGGTACCCCTGCTCTGGTTTTTGCTCCGATGGATGGCATCACCGATGCCCCGATGCGGGCACTGGTGGGAGAGTGGGGTTGCTTCAGTTATTGTGTTACCGAGTTTGTTCGCGTGAGCGGAGAGGCGTTGCCCGCGAAGGTCTTTCGACGCGAAGTGCCTGAGTTGGAAAACGAGGGTCGGACGGTGACCGGGTTGCCGGTTCAGGTTCAGATCCTGGGAGGGCATCCGGAGCGCATGGCGCAGTCTGCGATGGCGGCAGTCCGGGCGGGGGCGAAGTCGATCGACATCAACTTCGGCTGCCCATCACCCACGGTGAACGGGAACGACGGTGGCGCCTCGTTGCTGAGGACTCCTTGTCGGATTCGTGAAGTCGTCCGCGCCGTACGAGATGCCCTTCCCGCCGAAGTTCCAGTTTCAGCGAAGCTCAGGCTGGGTTGGGAATCGATTGACGATGTTTTCGAGAATGCTCCGATGGCGGTCGAAGGTGGGGCGAGTTGGTTAACTCTGCATGCACGAACCCGGACCCAGCGATACGAGCCGCCGGTGTTTTGGCCGCACTTGGGACGAGTTCGGGAACTCGTCGGGGTTCCGGTGGTGGCGAATGGGGATATTTTTTCGTTTGAGGATTTTTTGAAGTGTCGCGAGGTGACAGGATGCGAGCACTTTATGATCGGTCGCGGTGGGCTGGCGACTCCGGGGCTCGCATCGCGAATCGGGTTGGAGTTGGGGTTAGGGACGGGCATGGAGCCTTTGGATTGGGTTGAGCGGCTGCAGCGGCTCATTTACTGGTGTGAGCAGTTTCATCCGGGGACGGATCGGCGGACTCTGGCTCGGCTGAAGCAGTGGCTCAACATCGCTCATCGCCACGGCGATTTCCATGGGTTTCAGGCCGTAAAACGGGCTGAAACAATTTACGAGTTAATGCAAGGAATCAAGTCTTACCACGCTTGA
- a CDS encoding phosphotransferase: MGFPTSMPDILNLAHELVPYSKVVSSTPLKGGISAQMFLLTLEGPDGAVEAFTLRKPGDWGDEEYSTKAKREFLKYQFAFEAGLLGPEPVKCFDAFFVLRYIDGAPDLSVEQASAFASQLPGHLAKIHRTEISDPAASMLPKTNPSPTGTDWQPRVREILLEHGPPRDEPVALCHGDCWPGNVLWNGAQIVGLIDWAEIHVGPPLVDLAISRFDLFLAFGWETVHEFTRQYFEYNPIDSEYLAYWDLRCSQRIGDKYEDWAASFVPLGRPDVTADFMRHRQTEFIEDAIARL; the protein is encoded by the coding sequence ATGGGCTTTCCGACTTCAATGCCGGACATACTGAACTTGGCACACGAGCTGGTCCCTTACTCAAAAGTCGTGTCTTCGACTCCGCTCAAGGGCGGAATTTCGGCGCAGATGTTCCTGCTTACGCTCGAAGGCCCGGATGGTGCGGTCGAAGCATTTACCCTCCGAAAGCCAGGAGACTGGGGCGATGAAGAGTATTCGACGAAGGCCAAGCGGGAGTTCCTGAAGTACCAGTTTGCGTTCGAGGCAGGGCTTCTCGGGCCAGAACCTGTCAAGTGTTTTGATGCCTTCTTCGTGCTACGATACATTGACGGCGCGCCGGACTTGTCCGTTGAGCAGGCGAGCGCGTTTGCAAGTCAGCTCCCCGGACACTTGGCGAAAATACACCGAACCGAGATTTCGGACCCCGCTGCCTCAATGTTGCCAAAGACCAACCCCTCCCCTACGGGAACGGACTGGCAACCACGCGTTCGAGAAATATTGCTTGAGCATGGTCCTCCTAGAGATGAGCCAGTGGCACTCTGTCATGGAGACTGTTGGCCTGGGAATGTGCTGTGGAATGGAGCGCAAATAGTCGGCCTGATCGATTGGGCGGAGATTCACGTCGGGCCACCGCTTGTCGATTTGGCGATCTCGCGGTTCGACCTCTTCCTTGCATTCGGCTGGGAGACGGTACACGAATTCACTCGGCAATACTTCGAATACAACCCTATCGATTCAGAGTATCTCGCCTACTGGGACCTCCGGTGCTCGCAGAGGATCGGCGACAAATACGAGGACTGGGCCGCGAGCTTTGTTCCGCTGGGAAGACCGGACGTTACCGCTGACTTCATGCGACACCGCCAAACGGAATTCATCGAAGACGCCATCGCCAGGCTGTAA
- a CDS encoding NAD-dependent epimerase/dehydratase family protein: MRILVTGATGNIGTGIIPLLHSKGYELVLSDLGKLPESLQPFTESYHQLDIQTGFGLDRAAEGCDLILHLPAWHGIHWNVKTEVDFWRLNVDGTFYAFQAARANGIKKFVFLSSQAWHGHYDKYGFTKRVGEELCEYHKHQNDISYVAIRPADLTPWRDWVSHYGPRLLYGGVDRRDVLEAIFCSVNHLLQNDELQGFPVDAMRPNAFTAEQIENWETDPLVTCEAIFPGYRDLVEKYGLEISRKPGLTPPLLGAETVGFKPAINFGTFLTELRKLDSEIGEEAVRAITCDYR, from the coding sequence ATGCGAATTTTGGTCACGGGGGCGACGGGCAATATCGGGACGGGGATCATTCCCCTCCTGCACAGCAAGGGGTATGAACTAGTCCTGTCGGACCTCGGGAAGCTTCCCGAGTCTCTTCAGCCATTCACCGAGAGCTACCACCAACTCGATATTCAAACCGGATTCGGCCTCGACCGTGCCGCTGAAGGCTGCGATCTCATTCTGCACCTTCCGGCTTGGCACGGCATCCACTGGAACGTCAAAACCGAAGTTGATTTTTGGAGGCTGAACGTTGATGGCACGTTCTACGCCTTCCAAGCCGCCCGGGCCAACGGCATCAAGAAGTTCGTCTTCCTCAGCAGCCAGGCATGGCATGGCCACTATGACAAATACGGCTTCACGAAGCGCGTCGGCGAGGAGCTTTGCGAGTATCACAAACACCAGAACGACATCAGCTACGTTGCAATTCGTCCGGCAGACCTCACGCCCTGGAGAGACTGGGTTTCGCATTACGGACCGAGGCTGCTGTACGGTGGTGTTGATCGGCGAGACGTTCTCGAAGCCATCTTTTGCTCGGTCAATCACTTGCTTCAGAACGACGAGTTGCAAGGCTTCCCGGTCGACGCGATGCGCCCCAATGCCTTCACCGCGGAGCAGATCGAAAACTGGGAAACCGACCCACTCGTAACCTGCGAAGCCATTTTTCCGGGCTATCGCGACTTGGTCGAGAAGTACGGACTGGAGATTTCTAGGAAACCGGGACTCACTCCACCCCTTCTCGGTGCCGAGACAGTCGGCTTCAAACCCGCGATTAACTTCGGAACGTTTCTCACGGAATTGCGAAAGTTGGACTCTGAAATTGGCGAAGAAGCCGTGCGGGCGATCACCTGCGATTACCGTTGA